From a region of the Macrobrachium nipponense isolate FS-2020 chromosome 20, ASM1510439v2, whole genome shotgun sequence genome:
- the LOC135225953 gene encoding uncharacterized protein LOC135225953: MERVVNIETLPYEVVERILSDFNVSVEDVVSCSLTSKYLNGVCQRNSLWKTKYSQHYPYCYEYSESQVKEKVDWKARFVGKYKSKKKLVQCILGLSRTFVWSMYHDYEWPDIPRRALALYESLFKEEFGDANMYYILDECHNILITSPQCVDLTLKYYADKVYNHIYDRCITNQKWDEFLAQPVKYNYEEGLHWIVVSLQQDPRTKLGPNICMQKWIAHNLDTLAARTLSYIETKYPNNPICLKQERNDEDSPWTSLWKGEHCLEILQATHHIIKHVNRFKINNSLLGSGPDHYCIDKVLSYKQGSSKLLLVIQSCVARRLGVHTEVHKCVTDHILDTWKLHYIGQDSVSGYINGCELCKEDEPSVSLVTDWREGQLVDAPGMCRAIIQQIVFLAECWLKGEQWPAGEPTLYDLLDEETYHQPIRLLFTAWQHVEHWKMSRLYHYMHCLLKVTGSEQIEGKLLHLSILLRINSKHTLEKLLNFRRGMGQPPNTMRDLLRMLASVDKRARTRVSELKNLLSTGMTNYASLNPLASIPWPHGWPGGEMVQKRRVDRKSWQVQFAVGEVLEQRGGDLCVVYDWDSMCVESEDTLVLMGETGLAHGTDQPFYRVLTDGGLARYLAQENLRHARRPRHLKNPLIGRYFTAFIYPFYIPNPQKAYEYPEDANIREQNALTLKLKFTVNEYR; the protein is encoded by the coding sequence ATGGAGAGAGTTGTTAACATCGAGACCCTTCCTTATGAAGTGGTCGAACGAATACTAAGCGATTTCAATGTCAGCGTCGAGGACGTTGTCAGCTGTTCGTTAACCAGTAAATATCTTAATGGGGTGTGTCAGCGTAATTCTCTGTGGAAAACGAAGTACAGTCAGCATTATCCGTACTGTTACGAGTACTCTGAATCACAGGTTAAAGAAAAAGTGGACTGGAAAGCCAGATTCGTCGGTAAATATAAGAGCAAGAAGAAGCTTGTGCAGTGTATTTTGGGCTTGTCACGAACGTTCGTTTGGTCCATGTACCACGATTATGAATGGCCCGACATACCACGTCGTGCACTCGCTCTCTATGAGTCCCTATTTAAAGAGGAATTTGGCGATGCTAACATGTATTACATATTGGATGAGTGCCATAACATCCTAATCACGAGCCCACAGTGCGTGGATTTAACACTCAAGTATTACGCGGATAAGGTGTACAATCACATTTACGACCGGTGTATCACGAATCAGAAATGGGACGAGTTTCTCGCACAACCAGTGAAATACAACTATGAAGAAGGGTTGCACTGGATAGTTGTCAGTCTGCAGCAAGATCCGAGAACGAAGTTAGGGCCCAATATTTGTATGCAGAAATGGATCGCACACAATTTGGACACACTGGCGGCGCGGACTTTGTCGTACATTGAAACGAAGTATCCCAATAACCCCATCTGCCTAAAGCAGGAGAGAAATGATGAGGATTCTCCATGGACAAGTTTGTGGAAAGGTGAACACTGCCTGGAAATACTGCAAGCCACTCATCATATCATAAAACACGTGAACcgatttaaaattaataatagttTACTGGGCAGTGGGCCAGATCATTATTGTATTGATAAAGTATTGTCTTATAAGCAAGGAAGCTCAAAGCTGTTGTTGGTAATCCAGTCTTGTGTAGCTAGGAGACTTGGTGTCCATACTGAAGTGCACAAATGTGTAACAGATCATATTTTGGACACATGGAAACTGCATTATATTGGTCAAGACAGTGTAAGTGGGTACATTAATGGTTGTGAGCTTTGCAAAGAAGATGAACCATCAGTGAGTTTGGTCACTGACTGGAGGGAAGGACAGTTGGTGGATGCACCAGGAATGTGTCGTGCAATAATCCAGCAGATTGTATTTTTAGCTGAATGTTGGCTAAAAGGAGAGCAGTGGCCTGCTGGGGAACCTACCTTGTATGATTTGTTGGATGAAGAAACATATCATCAGCCTATTCGATTGTTATTTACTGCTTGGCAACATGTTGAGCATTGGAAAATGAGCAGGTTATACCATTACATGCATTGCTTACTCAAAGTAACTGGTAGTGAACAGATCGAAGGGAAGTTGCTACACTTAAGCATACTACTACGCATTAACTCTAAACACACCCTTGAGAAATTGTTGAATTTCAGAAGAGGGATGGGACAGCCTCCAAACACAATGAGAGATTTGCTGCGTATGTTAGCTAGTGTTGATAAAAGGGCCCGCACTCGTGTTTCTGAATTGAAGAATCTTCTGTCAACGGGAATGACAAATTATGCAAGTTTAAACCCACTGGCAAGCATACCGTGGCCTCATGGATGGCCTGGAGGTGAAATGGTACAAAAACGTAGAGTTGATCGTAAAAGTTGGCAAGTTCAGTTTGCTGTGGGAGAAGTTCTAGAGCAAAGAGGTGGTGATCTGTGTGTGGTATATGATTGGGATTCTATGTGTGTTGAAAGTGAGGATACATTAGTACTGATGGGAGAAACAGGGTTAGCTCATGGTACTGATCAACCTTTCTATAGGGTTCTCACAGATGGTGGGTTAGCCAGATATCTAGCACAAGAAAACCTTCGACATGCTCGTCGACCCCGGCACCTTAAAAATCCATTGATTGGTCGCTATTTTACTGCATTCATTTATCCATTTTATATACCAAATCCCCAGAAAGCATATGAATATCCAGAGGATGCCAATATTCGTGAGCAAAATGCTCTCACTCTCAAGTTGAAATTTACTGTTAATGAATATAGGTAG